The sequence TGCACACAATAGGACACTGATATGATGCAGATAGGACACTAATTGAACTTCATTTTGTTTTTGGTAAGTATGTTTATGTTCTTTCTAGTTGATCACACCATTGCAGTAGTCAGTAACTCAGTACCTTTGTAAATTTTCATTGCCATGTCCATATAAACTCCTTTATTGAGAAACGCCTAGGGATCTTCCGgttagctccacaaggtggtggactggtgggcTAGATGAcatgggttcgaagcctcactccttctaattatttgatattaggtccttccGTAATATTCgtgcttttttttatataaactccTTTCTTGAGGTAGAAAATGCAAGATGCATGTCTTTTTCCCCCTTCTGAACAGTTGTTTGAGTAATGATGGGCATTACTATGGATACAACCTAATTATCTTCTTCCAGCAGTCACACCTTATCGGGTGTCTGTGCCTGGATAATTGATTTGTGTTGCACATTGCTCTAGCTTAGgtgattttcagtttttaatttttccatgcTATTTAGAAGCTTGTCAAACTCGAGAAATGAACAATGATGTGCTCTTGTCTGCATCGTTTTGTGTGTTTACTTGTTTCGGTTTTGTGGCAATTCTGTTCATGGTAGAACGCATCATTTTCATCTCCAAGTACCAACATAACACTTCCAGTGAATCTGAGTAAATGTGTCTATCCTATCAAGAAGTATAGTTTCTCACTGCGTCGATTTGCAGGTGGTTAATCTGCACGCAGTTGAGGCTTCGTCTACGTCATGCGCTGGTGGGGCTTCGTCGCTTTGAGTTACAAGGATGGTTGGCTATGGTGGTTCACCTCTTCTATGCTAGTTTAGTTCGGTCGGTTATGTACCTATCAATGATGATTGATGTCAAGCAATATATATCGTCCTCCTTGATGCATAGATAACTCTAGCACTACATATCTATTTGGTTTTTGAGACGTACTCTTAAGTGTACTTACTAAAGTCTTATGTTGCAATATCCAGTTTGAAATCAAACTTAGTGATTGGATGATGTCAAATGTCTGATGCTAGCTGCTCGCAAAAGGCAAATGATGGTTCCAAGCCCTCATTTCATACCAATTTCTGGCTTGCATCCCCTCTTCACTTCCCATGCGAATGCATTTTATATACAGGAAGAGAAACAGAATGTCGTGGAGACCAACGGGTTGGGTGGCCGAACTTCGGTATTTTACGGCGTGCCCCATCTGTTCCACGGTGGAACTTCCACCCCATTGATCCATCATCCAGGGTTATGCGAAATTTACTCCAATTAAAAATCAGCTGATTCATAATGGCATGTTTCCAATTTAacgaatagtagtggcatttctCAAAAGCGGCAaagttataatggcatggatccaattaacccattaAAAATCTTATACTATCAATATACTCCAGCATAGCACAGCACCTTCCTTTGATCAACTAATGTCCTTCTCTTCtattgttcaaaaaaaaaaaacttctcttCTACAAGAAAAAAGGTTAACTTATGAACGGATGGACAGCATGGTAGCATAAATCTGATACTAATTGGCACACCTCGACCTAACAATCCACAACTATCCAATAATTACGAGAATATCAAGACCGAAATTCCAATCTTGCACCAAAAGTGTTGCAAGCTTCGAGCCGACGAGTGATGGCAGATTGCTGCTCGGTGCTCCAGTCATGGTAGGCTTCCACATACTGAGTGATCCAATTCGGAGGGTTATGAACAAATCCATGGAAAAACGACATGGTCTGCAGCAACGGGGCTCTCGCCAGAAGCAACCCTGCCAACGCAACGTCACCCTGCCTCATCCTGAAGCGGTAGAACTTCACCTGCCTCAGACGATGGTGCTCGAAGTCTGATGGCTCCCACAGCACGCCGCCTGGGTGCTCTCGTTTCTTGTTGGAAATGAACTGCATTTGTAAAAACACAAGATTCATTCAAGGTGAATTAGTATAGTATTATAAAGATTTACTTATGATAACATTTATCTTGGAATTAGGACTTGTTTCATTTTGCAGTTTAACTGATGTCACATGTGACCTTGTAGGCGAAACATCAAGCATCCTTTTGGGCAATGAGAGCAAAAGGAGTGCATGCGAGTAAAtttatagttcttatatcgaacTGACCTAAGTTATCaacgaaaaaaatattaactaaAAGGTAATAATACAGAATGAAACTACTAGAGCAGAGTTCATCATACTTCTATCTGAAAACTTTCGAGGGCAGGTGCCACCTCCAACAGCATAGTTGCCCAAGCAAGGTCGTCGTTAGAGTGCATTGTCACTCTCAGCATGAGACTTCTCAGGTTCTTAAATGCTGTGGGAAGGCCTCCAGGAATTACTGGATTCTGCAGAAACATTGTAAATCAGAATGTTCAAGTAACTCATGTGACCAACAACTAatgaaaactaaaagaaaaaagagagagtattTTTTCACACCTTCAACTCGTAAGTGTCAAAATCTATGCTTAAGCTTGTAAGTAGGGGAAAGTCTTGAGACAACTTTCCTAAAATGTACTTGACAGATTCACCATCCCTGCTATCTTCGTAGTGTAGACAGGCATGCTCAATGGAGGGCACTGAGCCAAGCATCATTGATATGGATGGACCTCTGTATCTGAACTGATGCAATTTAGGTGCAACAAGCTCCATGTGTGTGATCTGTTCGCAACTGTTTACCATAATGTCTCTGAGCTGCAAATCATGTGATGCAATCTTGAGATGGTTAGCACCCGGCCCGGCGAAAAGATGGTTAGCACCCCAGCAATGGTTGAGGTGAAAGCACTCCAGTTTCAGACAATTTTCAAAAAGTGTGTGAATCATGTCTTCAGAGATAGGCATTCGAGTTAATGATAGCTTGACCAAAGATTTGAACCCATCGAATCCTATGGGAATATTGAGGGTGCACTCGCAAAGTTTTAGTTCTGTTAGAGATAATCCCTTGCCGTCAGTGAACAAGGATAAAGGGAATTCATACGGAGTGGTGCTACGTCTTTGACCATCGTAATAAAAACTCGTTGTCAGATTCAGATCTTCAACTCCTCGGCAGACTGCAATGCTGACCAATTTGTCAACCAGGTTGACATAACGATCCTCCATGGTGCAAGACAAGAAAAGGCTCGAGATTTTTGTGTTGTTCTTGTCGCCAGCATTTGATTTGTGTAGGAAGCCAGTTAATGAGCTAGAGAATATGCGTGTTCTATACATGTCAGTAAGCCTGTCAAGCAATCAGCAAATATTATTGTCATATCACCATTTAGCCCATAGACTACTTTACTAAAGAGATTTATGTTGTCAGATAAAGCCAGGTTTAGCATTTCAATATCATACCTGATACGACGGTCTAAATTAACTCGCACCCGCCGCTTCCATGAGCACAATGACGGCTTGAAGAAAACGTATTCGTGGGCTCTCAAGAAACGAGATAGCTCTGTTTGTGGCACTATGTCATGCTGTGAGAATCGAAGCTTTGGGACGCTCTTCCACAAGTGTTGCCACCTTCTTGACAGCACGCTTGTTGCTGCTGATGATCTTGTGTCCAGGTGACCTAAAATTGTGATCAAGAGGTCATCAGGTAGTTCGCTTATCCTATCTTCGAATGTGCTTCCATGCTGCTTTCGTAGCTGTGCTGCAGGAGAAGAGGTTATTGTTACTTTGCTACACACCACGTTCCAAATACTCTCTGTTAACATTGGATTAACTCGGTGGTCAAAATCTAGATTAGTAAAATATATTACGACCAAAATATTTtacctacaaaaaaaaaaaacagttgcaTTGGATCAAAGTGCGTAAAAGCAGGGTTAAACTGAACTAGAAGGGGCAGAGGATTTATTGGACTGGATAAAACAAAATTCAGAACTAGTAGTAACAGATTAGATGCTTTTTTGCGTGTAATTTTACCTTGGCGACACCGGGGTGCTGCTCGCGAGCCCTCTTTCGTGCTCCCGCGGCTTTGCCTAACCCGCGCTTACGCTTTCGCTTTCGCTTCGGTAGAGCCGCCATCGCTGGCTGCGGGCGCTgtgccggcgggcggcggcggcggcggagctgggtGCGCGACGGTGTGGGCGGAAAATTAATTGGAGAATTCAGCGTGGGCGAGATGATTGGGTGAAGACAAGGATAAGCAGTGGAGTCCTTCGGAAATTTGAAGTGCTCCTCAAACGCGAACGGGAGAGTCCGGTTTTGGTCGTTTTGGGCTCTTTCCGTCCTTGCCACGCACGAATTTGTTAgtagcagatttttttttctatatgaaaatagTTTAATCCTCTCAggatttatttaattaattatggtatctcagattttttttacatgaaatCGAATTCCCTTAATTTAAATATCGTGTCTTCTAAATGAGGCACTATTGCTCctgatttttttagtaaattctATGAaactatagatatttttttaatcaaactatAGCAAAACTACGAATTTAAGacgttgtatcacaaaactacatatttagcatcatatttatcacaaaactatagatttaagttAAGTATCACAACATTGCATGTTTGGATGCTATACTAAGTTTGCCACCATTCACCATACTTTTGTGCCACACTtgtctaaggccctgtttgggggagcttatcCCAACTGCAGCTTTTCTCAAAAGCTGCTTCTactagaagctgccccaaacaaTCCACAGCTtttgagaatctgtagttacagattctgaaaaatgaactaagaagtcagaagctggagaagctgagtttcagagcttttccagattctcagaagttggctaccaaacagctgcttctcagaatctaaagctccccaaacaggccctaagttgTGGCTTACAAAAAGTGAGCCACACCTTAGCTAGCAAAATTGGATTGTGTCACATTTTACTAagttgatgacatgtgggggccTAAATAGATGAGAAGGAATCTTGCCACAAGTGTGCCTATGAACCAAACAATAGgctaacttggtcaaacttaccTAACATGAGGTGTGGCAACCTTTGGCAAACTTTGGGagccaaccaaacaaccccttaatattaaaattatcataaaactacaacattagagtttaaatccctagcaccattATTATACTGGAGCTATAAATATTATTGTTTTGTAACTAAATTAGTTctaaacttgtagttttatgataatttagttactaaacatatagttttgtgatacttcaTCTTAAATatctagttttgtgataaatttgatgttaaatatgtagttttatgatacaccgaattaaatctgtagttttgtgataatttaattatagcatctgtagttttgtaaaattactctatttttttccaTAGTTTAGACAGGAAGAGAAACGGAATGGTCACGCAGCGAGGAGCTGGTGCAGTGCAGCACCAACACGaatttaacttatatataatacatttatatataataCCGGCCTCTGCATTCAAACGGCACATACTATAGTATGTGAAATCGTATATCTGATAATTAGCACATATCTCGACGTAAAGACAACCCAACCATAAACGAAGAAATAATGACGCAAAATTATACAACTAGACTACTAATTTATTATATCCGTTCTAAAGTATAGCAACATATCCGAGCATTATAAATCTAAACAACAATGATATATAGATTCGTATTTATTAGGATGTGCCATTTCCTAAACATCTACTCTATTCAGTTTTTCTTATATGACATTGGCTAGTTCAAATTTATACTAGCCAACCTTATACATATATGCATTGAGGTAGTGTATTTTAGGATGGGGATCCAACATCATGACCGGAATTCCAATCTTGCACCAAAAGCATTGCATGTCTCAAGCCGCCGTGTGATAGCAGATCGCTGCTCCGCGGtccagtcggcggcggcctcaACGTACtgagcggtctgaccgggagAGCGATGAACAGATCCACGGGAAAACGTCATGGTCTGCAGCAATGGGGCTCTTGCCAGAAGCAACCCTGCCAGCGCAACATCAGCCTGTCTCATCCTGAAGCGGTAGAACTTCACCTGCCTCAGATGACGGTGCGCGTTGTCTGATGGCTCCCACAGAACGCCGCCTGGGTGTTCTCGTTTCTCGTTGGTAAGAAGCTGCACTTGCAAAACATGGGTTAGTTCCATGGTGAATTAGTGATATACATTGTTCTCGCTGCACTtcaatatatatgcataacttcccagaaaaaaatatatgacaaGGGTTAGTACGTCCAGAGTGTTACGAGAAATTAGGGAAAATACACCATTTTGCTATCCAAGCTAATAAATGAAtttcaaagcaaaaaaaaaaacactaaggtatatacatgtataaaaCTATTATGTTTTCTTTGGTTATAAAATCGCACTGCTAAGCAAGGTCTGGTAgtatttttcctaaaaaaacacTAAGGTCTTCAAACATGAAATTGAGCTAGAGCGAGCGGACATATGAGACTGAGgctctgtttagttcgcgaaatgaaaatttttggatatcACATctgacgtttgaccggatgttggaaggggttttcggacacaaatgaaaaaactaatttcatagctTGCCTggaaccgcgagacgaatttttgagcctaattaatttgtcattagcacatgtgggttactgtagcacttatggctaattatgctcaaaagattcgtctcgtgatttttATCAtaactatgtaattagtttatttcatctatatttaatgcttcgtGCATATATCTAAAactttgatgtgatgtttttagaaaatacttttttgggaactaaacgggcctgAGCTACCACAAGCTGTTAGTTTTGTATTTGTTTACTTGGTGATTCAGAATACTTGTAGCTAACTGTTTCAGGCATTATGTATCATGAATCAAGACCCTAGTAAAAATGTACaagaaatatttaaaatataagcaaaaGGAGTACACATGCATGTAAATTTATAACTCTTATCGAACTAATCGACTGTCAATGAAAAGAGATAGTAATTCAAACTAATAAATGCAATCACTAGTAAAGCGAAGTTTTCATCATACTTCTATCTGAAAACTTTCAAGGACAGGTGCCACCTCCAGCAGCATAGTTACCCAACCAATGTCATCGTTACAGTGCATTATCGCACCCAGCGTGAGACTTTTGAGGTTCTTAAATGGCGTGGGAACAACTTCTGGAATTACTGGATTCTGCAGAAACAGCATTAGTGTAAATCAGAATGTTCAAGTAACTCGTGTGACCAACAACCACAATGAACACTAAAAAGAAGAGCAAATATATCTCCACACCTTCAACCGATAAGTGTTAAGCACAATGCTTAAGCTTGTAAGTAGGGAAAAGTCTTGAGACAACTTCCCTAAAATATACTTGACAGATTCACCGTCCCTTCTACCTTCGTAATCCAGGCACGCATGCTCCATCAAGGGCACAGAGGAAAGAACCATCGATATGCATGGCCCTCTGTATGTAAATTGCTGCAACTTAGGTGCAAAAAGCTCCATGTGTGTAATCTGAAGGCAACTCTTTACCATGATTTCTCTGAGCTGCAAATGAGGCGATGCAATCTTGAGATGTCTAGCACCACTGCAAAGTCTAAGACGGAAGCATTCCAGATTTGGGCAATTTTCAATAAGTGTCTGAATCATGTCTTCAGAAATATGCATTTCAGTAAACGATAGCTCAACCAGAGATTTGAACCCAGCAAAGCCGACAGGAATACTGAGGGTGCACTCGGCAAGTATGAGTTTCGTTACAGATAATCCCTTACCATCAGCGAACAAGGATAAAGGAAACTTGTACGGAGCTGGGCTAGGTCTTTGATCATTAGCAGAATACAAGTATGTTTCCAGATTCAGATGTTCAACTCCTCGGCAGATTGCAATGCTGATCAATTTGTCAATCAAGTTGGCATAACAATCCTCCATGGTGCAACACAAGACAAGGCTTGAGATTTTTGTGCCGTTCTTGTCACCAGCATTTGATTTGTGTAGATAGCCAGTTAACAAACTCAAGAATATACGTGTTCTATACCTGCCAACTAGCCTGCCAAGTAATCAGTGAATAGTAATGTTATATCACCGTTTAGTTTCATACATACCGCCTACCTTACTTAAGTATTGCTGAAacataataaaacaaaatatgattTGCCTCATTTCAAGATCGCTGACAGATGGTACCAAGTTTAGCTtcaattttatactccctccatactcataaaggaagtcgtttaggacaatgtttaagtcaaaccttgggaatataaatcataaataactttcaagttgttgagtttgaaaatataaaaattatatgaatagatttgtcttgaaaaatactttcataaaagtatacctatattatttttcaatatatatttttatagaaaaaagaagtcaaagttgtgttttagagatCGTGTCGTTGtcttaaacgacttcctttacaagtatggagggagtacctgatAAGGCGCTCTGGATTAGCTCGCACCCGCCGCTTCCATGGGCACAGCGATGGCttgaaaaaaacatattcatgGGCCCTCAGAAAATGAGATAGTTCTGTTTGTGGCAATATGTCATGTTGTGAGAATCGAAGCTTTGGGACGCTTTTCCATAAGTGTTGCCACCTTCTTGAGAGCACACTTGTTGCAGCTGATGTCCTTGTGTCCAAATGGCCCAAAATGGTGGTCAAGAGGTCATCGGGTAGTTCACTTATCCTATCGTGGCATGTGCTTTCATGCTGTTTTCGTAGCTGCGtggtaggaaaaaaaacatttgttactattctctccatttcatattataagtagtttcaccttttttcTTACTAAGTTTTTTTAGGTTTGGCAATGTTGTAAGTTTGCTTgcgttaaaaaaaacaatgttgtCAAGTTAATTTCACCAAATtcaacattgaatatattttgataatatgtttattttctatttaaaatgttaccatatttttttataactttgatcaacttaaataattttgactaataaaaagttaaacaacttataatatgaaacataggGAGTACTTGTTACCCATAGAGTTAAGTTAAGAGAAGAAGCCAAAATATAGACATTTGAATTCGTTTTGTAACTCGGAACCCCCAACCCCTCCCGCTGACTATTCCAACATGTTGCACCGCCTATCGTGTGCCACCTATCACTCCGGCCAAAGCATCTTGGCCTGCCGACGCTTGTCAGCGTCAGCCCAATCGCCGCCCTCCCTACCGACTGCATGTGTAGAGTCGAAGTGGTGAAATGTAGTGGAAGAAGGAGTTGAATGGATATTTGGATGTACACGGTAGGGAGAAGGGGCTATATGCTTTCCTTTTTTGTCACTGCGGTCTTTAGAGGAGGTTGAATGCAAAGTTTTGGCTATCGTGGACAACCACGTGGGCACTTAAGATCGGTCAACACTTTCGACCTATTATGATATTTTAAgctagaattatatatatctaaaTATGCAATTTATTTGATCACGGACCTAAGTAACAAACCAGTTCAAGTTTAAAGACCGGCTACGAATTTCACTCATAAAACAACCATAACAATAAGCCGAACTGATCAACTAATGAACAACATTATGCCGTACCAGGGTGTAGGATTAATTGGAGAAGCAAAATTCCCTATTACTAGCATACTTCcctcgtcccataaaaaatcaatctattaCTGGATATGATACATCTTAGTACTACTACGAATATGGAAACTTTCAAATTCGTACTACTAAATTATGTCATATCCGgttctagatttgtttttatgggacagagggagtacacctCAACATGAAAACGACAGGGGATTGGGTTTGTAGTTTTACCTTAACGACGCTGTGCCTGCGAGCCCTCTTTCGTGCTCCCGCGGCTCCGGCTGACCTACGCTTCCGCTTTCGATTCGAAGGAGCCGCCATCTCAACGCCGAGACTGCCACCGGTGCCGGAGTTGGGACGACACTGagtccggcgacggcgtcgagccGTCCACTCAGCGGCCACCAAGACGATGAGGAAGAGAAGGACAAGCGGAGGAGTCCGCTTGCATATTGGACTGCTTCCCCAACGCGCGCCAACGAGATGAATCCGGtttggtttggactttggacttCTCCATCCGATCCCAAACTCTGCACGTATACGTGCTCGAGCTTCCAAAGCACAAACACGATTGATCAGGAGAGGCATGATTTCCTTTTTCAATCAGATTTCCTTTTTCAATCAGGGGAGTAAACTTTAAAAATCAGAGTATTTTGTTGCGAGCATTTCTACCCTCCGAATCCAAGAGAAGCTGCAGCATTCTACCGGCGAGGGCTCGGCGGCGGAAGGCAACGAGGAACTGGAGGCCTTCATAGTTGagtaaattttatgtatatcCTTGAAAACTCGCTCAATCTTTTTGTACCGCTAAAATTTATCCGAACTTTTCTATACCTCTGAAATTTTAACTTATCTCTTCCATGCCCAGCCGACCTGCCATCATATTTTCCTTTATTTAACCGTTAAGTTGATGGCAAATGCCTTTAATGCCCTCGATGATTTAGATTTGAATATAAGCTTGAAAAATGATTGAAAATTTTGCTTGAGTGCACAATATATGCATTTTAGGTAgaaaatgagactaaataattagtgcagaaaattttgacataaattttgaaaagaaaacaaatgtaataaagtaaaatttttatttgaaatttaatatGACAATAGATTTTCTTTATCGGGatcattcataaaaaaaatatggtgagCATTCGCAGTATTTTTGtatgaatgctcctcatttttatgacttttaaaaataaaataaatacattattttttatttcattatctaaaaatatttttttaataaataatgtaTCACACATCAAACTCATAACCATAATAGTCTAATGCGACAAACTTTTACATTTCCAATAATATAATTCATAAATTTGTATATAcatccaaagggtaaaatggtaatttttctagaaattagacggtcaactgacgagagggggaagggatcaaaattaaatttttggGTATACAAGGAAGTAAACAAAATTCAAGGGCATAGAAGGGATTAGCTTAAATTTTAGGGTACATAAGGAATTTTCTCGATCGCCTTCATTCGTGCACGCTGCCCCGTCAGTTTTCGAGGGTGCCCACCGCCGGCACCCAGTAACCGGCAGCCGGCATGCAGAGGTCGCCGATGGGCGCTGTCCTCCGCGAGGTAGAGGGAAGCTCCCCCGCTCTTCGACATGGCGCCATCGCAAGCTCGGCTTCGTGTGGCAGGAAGCCATGGTGAAGAGAGCGCAAAGAGTCCAATTTCACTCAGATAGGAATCTAATTTGAATTCctaaaccgtaaaaccggacATATCAACCCTCTAACTATTTAAACCAATGAAGAATAACTCTCCTGGTAGTATTGACGATGATTTTCAGTTACGTGGCACGTTAACCTGGTTTAGCCGCTAAGTcaacatgtgggaccacatgttagtgaccctcctctctctctttcctcttgCTTTCCCCACTCTCCTTCCTTTCCTCATGTTTGGGGAGACAATGAGCGACTCGTCTGAGTCTAGCCTCATTGTATAAATTGGATAGGAGCGGCAGAAGGTGGAATAGGAGGCATATCTAGAGTGACGTCAGTGGAGACGGTGAGCGTGGCTGCCACAGCATGGGGGGACGACAAATAAACCGGCGTTGAGGAGAATGTCAGCGGCAGCTTAGGAAGATGGCAATCGCAACCACCCGCAGTGTAGGGTATGCTATGCTTATCCATATGGCTTATtagctaataaaaaataatttatgagtaaaagttttatatatggGTCCTtattgattaaaaataaatattttaaaataaattatgtttaAAACATAAAATCtacttaaaattaagttttaaaaatttaaattttggctcaTAAACCTGAACAAAACGATTGCATTGATAGACAGTATATATAGTAGGCATTGTGGGTTTTTAACTTGTGAGAGTATAGAATTGGATAAACATTACATAGACTCAAACTCTATAATATTGCACAATATTCTCTAAGAATTTGTGTCAAGAGTGCAATTCATGGGGTGTGTATACAGCTATGTGTATGCACGTGTCTTGGTGTATCGGTTGACATTCAATAAATTCTTGTTGATTTGAACAATTTAGGATAAAAACAATTCTAACATGAATGTAATTACAATTTAGGAGTATAAAATAGAGGATTATAAAATACATGATAGACCATTTGATTggatagtagaaaaaaaaaacaaaaatcgaaTAAGAGAGgtagacttaaaaaaaattcaatatgtTAGAATTCTTGTTAagtttcctctaaaatttctatatggtTGTTCATTCCATCGAAACTTCACACAACATGACATgatttaatattttgttttaaaagttttcataGAAAATTATCCAACAGGATTAAAGTGGCGCTTATGCCTTTACCTCTCAAAGATTCCCATAATTCGTTTCATCTTCTCTTGTTTTCAGCTAAAGTACCCAAAATACCCCTAACCACGTTTGACCTGGTCAGACCCCACTCCCCGTCCTCCCCACTCCTCACTCCCATTCCGCCGCGATGGCCTCGCCGCGCCAAAAccctgcaccggcgccgccgccgccgcctccggtgaTCCTCACCGACGACCTCCTGGAAGAGATATTCATCCGCCTCGACACCCCCGCCGACCTCGCCCGCGCGTCCGCCTCCTGCCCGCCCTTCCGCCGCGTCATCACCGAcccctccttcctccgccgctaccGCGCCCTCTACCCGCCGCCACTCCTCGGCATCCTCCCCCGGGACGCGGATGCCTTCCTCCCCGCCGAGCCGCCCCACCGcagcgcccccgccgccggcgccgtcgacctCTCCTGCGCCTTCCTCCCCGACCGCCACAcctggcgccgccgcgacgTCCGCGACGGCCGCATCCTCTTCTCCCGCGAGGAGGAGTACTACgcccccgacgacgacggcgcggacgTCCTCCTCATGGATCTCGCGGTCTGCGACCCCTTCACAGGGCGCTACGCCATCCTCCCCGAAATCCCGCAAGACCTAATCGACCCCCTCGACCTCGAGGGCCAGAGCTTCCTTTGCTTCGAGCCCTTCCtcgcccccgccaccgccgccgacgacgacgaggacgaggtcggcggcgccTCGTTCCGGGTGATGTACATGGCGCGCGGCCTGACCAAGCTGATGGCGTTCATCTTCCCTTGGGAAGCTGGGGAATGGCGCGCCGTGGAGTACGATGGTTGGGCTGCTCTGATCAACGGGACATCGACTTGGCTCGCCGAGAT is a genomic window of Oryza glaberrima chromosome 7, OglaRS2, whole genome shotgun sequence containing:
- the LOC127778965 gene encoding putative FBD-associated F-box protein At5g56440; its protein translation is MAAPSNRKRKRRSAGAAGARKRARRHSVVKLRKQHESTCHDRISELPDDLLTTILGHLDTRTSAATSVLSRRWQHLWKSVPKLRFSQHDILPQTELSHFLRAHEYVFFKPSLCPWKRRVRANPERLIRLVGRYRTRIFLSLLTGYLHKSNAGDKNGTKISSLVLCCTMEDCYANLIDKLISIAICRGVEHLNLETYLYSANDQRPSPAPYKFPLSLFADGKGLSVTKLILAECTLSIPVGFAGFKSLVELSFTEMHISEDMIQTLIENCPNLECFRLRLCSGARHLKIASPHLQLREIMVKSCLQITHMELFAPKLQQFTYRGPCISMVLSSVPLMEHACLDYEGRRDGESVKYILGKLSQDFSLLTSLSIVLNTYRLKNPVIPEVVPTPFKNLKSLTLGAIMHCNDDIGWVTMLLEVAPVLESFQIELLTNEKREHPGGVLWEPSDNAHRHLRQVKFYRFRMRQADVALAGLLLARAPLLQTMTFSRGSVHRSPGQTAQYVEAAADWTAEQRSAITRRLETCNAFGARLEFRS
- the LOC127778964 gene encoding putative FBD-associated F-box protein At5g56690 translates to MAALPKRKRKRKRGLGKAAGARKRAREQHPGVAKLRKQHGSTFEDRISELPDDLLITILGHLDTRSSAATSVLSRRWQHLWKSVPKLRFSQHDIVPQTELSRFLRAHEYVFFKPSLCSWKRRVRVNLDRRIRLTDMYRTRIFSSSLTGFLHKSNAGDKNNTKISSLFLSCTMEDRYVNLVDKLVSIAVCRGVEDLNLTTSFYYDGQRRSTTPYEFPLSLFTDGKGLSLTELKLCECTLNIPIGFDGFKSLVKLSLTRMPISEDMIHTLFENCLKLECFHLNHCWGANHLFAGPGANHLKIASHDLQLRDIMVNSCEQITHMELVAPKLHQFRYRGPSISMMLGSVPSIEHACLHYEDSRDGESVKYILGKLSQDFPLLTSLSIDFDTYELKNPVIPGGLPTAFKNLRSLMLRVTMHSNDDLAWATMLLEVAPALESFQIEFISNKKREHPGGVLWEPSDFEHHRLRQVKFYRFRMRQGDVALAGLLLARAPLLQTMSFFHGFVHNPPNWITQYVEAYHDWSTEQQSAITRRLEACNTFGARLEFRS